The following proteins are encoded in a genomic region of Pyrus communis chromosome 11, drPyrComm1.1, whole genome shotgun sequence:
- the LOC137709364 gene encoding F-box protein At3g07870-like translates to MSEYLPEEIIVQILLRLPVKPLIQFTSVCRSWNSIIKHTSFINAHLNLNQNKTSNNTPSILLRHCPKDPTVERYSLHLDNDSFLEHSKPQLPVQSFIECFRIVGSCNGLILLSDDYHAVTNTLILWNPSIRKFVSLPKPHEPTSPYNSVYGFGFDSKKNDYKVVRLVYLRQDDKGQACPEVSLYSLNSGSWKTITATAPNYVIAQTFWSQVFVKGAVHWIASHRKENGLRNVILSFDVSGETFKEIQLPEDSPRQFHNISAAGKSIAVKHYEENTHSIWIMREYGVVDSWTKKFSIDRNVTPNFLVIQIMGCRKNGEFLLEMYDHGGKTGKLVSHDPKNNRNEFLGIHTDPGYSCIEYYTESLILLDRAS, encoded by the coding sequence ATGTCAGAATACCTTCCCGAAGAAATTATAGTCCAAATTCTTCTTAGGCTTCCCGTCAAACCTTTGATTCAGTTCACCTCCGTCTGCAGATCTTGGAACTCCATCATTAAACACACTAGCTTCATCAACGCACACCTCAACcttaaccaaaacaaaaccagCAATAACACCCCTTCCATCCTTCTCAGGCACTGCCCCAAGGACCCCACAGTTGAGCGCTATTCTCTACACTTAGACAATGACTCCTTCCTAGAACACTCAAAGCCACAGCTTCCAGTTCAGAGCTTCATCGAGTGTTTCCGGATTGTGGGCTCGTGCAACGGATTAATTCTCCTCTCCGACGATTACCATGCAGTAACCAACACTTTGATTCTATGGAACCCCTCAATAAGAAAGTTCGTCTCACTTCCAAAGCCTCATGAACCAACCTCCCCATATAATTCTGTTTATGGGTTCGGCTTTGATTCGAAGAAAAATGATTACAAGGTAGTGAGACTGGTGTATCTCCGCCAAGATGATAAAGGCCAAGCTTGCCCTGAAGTTTCGCTTTATTCACTAAATTCAGGGTCTTGGAAAACCATTACAGCAACTGCTCCTAATTATGTCATCGCTCAGACATTTTGGTCTCAAGTTTTTGTCAAGGGAGCCGTGCATTGGATTGCGTCTCATCGAAAAGAAAATGGACTCCGCAATGTGATTTTGTCATTTGATGTGAGTGGTGAAACTTTTAAAGAGATTCAGTTGCCAGAAGATTCACCACGTCAGTTTCACAATATTTCAGCTGCTGGAAAGTCTATTGCTGTGAAGCACTATGAGGAAAATACTCATAGTATTTGGATTATGAGAGAGTATGGGGTGGTGGATTCATGGACAAAGAAATTCTCTATTGATAGAAATGTCACCCCAAATTTCCTCGTTATACAGATTATGGGGTGCAGGAAGAATGGCGAGTTTCTGTTAGAAATGTATGACCATGGAGGGAAGACTGGAAAGTTGGTCTCTCATGATCCTAAGAACAACAGAAATGAATTTCTAGGAATTCATACAGATCCAGGTTATTCATGTATTGAATATTACACGGAGAGCCTAATTTTACTCGATCGAGCGAGTTGA